One window of Cohnella hashimotonis genomic DNA carries:
- a CDS encoding discoidin domain-containing protein, whose amino-acid sequence MSVAYLDFGSNGILAPQVAFASSPNLALNKSVTASAGSVTPELAVDGSYGTGWYNTNTGDRWLRIDLGAATTFNRWKIKHAQASDDNPAYNTKDFVLQISNDGSAFTNVDAVSGNTQGITNRLLSPQTARYARILITAPNQGMDTIVRILEVELFNDTHPSSNNYYYFDMKSYINSDPKSFYPGRATEYLAESAIPSGRYIKLNISRPSSDAFNTTARVPEFELYYNLAMAKSVAASSYLNATTRPEAAVDGGSSLVGVPETKWVSSGASANSTLTVDLGQTKTIKRWAVRHAEAGGEPASLNTRDFALQVSTDGVNFTNADSVSGNTGAVTERSITGATGRYFRLNITTPSQNGDLHANIYEFELYDQGNLLTNKTVIASSGHDGANVPGRAIDGNAATSWVSTGTPASWLKIDLGSVMKFNRVVLKNDGYSGGPQANNTVAFEVLASAADVDSSYKGFIGAGSYTNTTYPNAFDRSFSTQLYKKYAYDMITLLTALQGVVNRDTGGPKILYKYFSTNPEYLSGYNSADYWLDGLTDPGNLLAGKTRITVTDPFVLIDAFAYKFGGLVLWDEAVPATSNVANTIAGVEDLLPVRYDASVNSLYSDIMGRSSLGLTPSVYLNGKFTGSGTIWNSSTTSTGSKKNDAYIWAKEKYINTGKANARLLAYYIDAWTTNADKNGNIAYPNSTDAEGELNDRGLIVKDYFIRNKAFFLDLQPERNPGSVLHKPNDDPSQPLGTDYNTLSAILDAARAQSGTDPITAGGYLPWKYKYTDFVDATADTVSSVEIAQGHMFSQRLIQFDADAIGMESLANASVYQDIPLDGNLHQSNDGDSSVTYDPAKKYIMLYMGDYDNAAWAGSLLPGIWDKTNGRGRIPLSWPVSPVVSKRAPMVFNKLYAEASQKDYFTGSDSSGAYIYLQKIPSPYLQSYKTYLAGELNKFDIDSTGLLFVTEDAPMTAETYDVLSELVPNGVGWTSAEKKLVQGVPYVPVISPFINESASFVEKTFYDYMTAILPNEQFYFFRTVIQDPKQLADAIDALHADFPALNFEVVDQYAFFRLYRQSLIANLSNLSFPANGKGTETSVLFEDDGSTVMDGNSRYASAANSWTYKFDLDDAVSDATAYLDIGGDYIVSGSRDNANWTVLADPGSVMPRADVTVDLNALLSNNPNKQIYLKFTDGAADSNMGARLYHAEIDTNRHNIVLNKPATASGQVNAESAAAKAVDGSIDNQWCSIDSAPHWLTVDLGANYSISRWVVKHAHSAGDNALFNTRDFKLQVSSDGVNFTDADTVTGNAADITDRNVTVSGRYVRLYITQGAQNGQSNFARIRDFEVYGAIQKNVALGKTATASGQVDASSGPANAVDGLLTNHWCSIDAAPHWLSVDLGRVYNLSRWVVKHAHSGGDAAAYNTKNFKLQVSNDGTNFTDVDSVTGNTADITNRNIAASGRYVRLYITQGAQDGQANYARIRDFEVYGK is encoded by the coding sequence ATGTCAGTCGCGTATCTCGATTTTGGTTCCAACGGGATACTCGCGCCTCAGGTCGCATTCGCCTCCAGCCCGAATCTGGCTTTGAACAAATCCGTGACCGCTTCTGCGGGCAGCGTTACCCCCGAGCTGGCCGTCGACGGCAGCTACGGTACGGGTTGGTATAACACCAATACGGGGGATCGTTGGCTCCGTATCGATTTGGGCGCCGCAACTACGTTTAACAGGTGGAAAATCAAGCATGCCCAGGCCAGCGACGACAATCCGGCCTACAATACGAAGGACTTCGTTCTTCAAATCAGCAATGACGGAAGCGCCTTCACGAACGTCGATGCCGTCTCCGGGAATACGCAGGGAATCACGAACAGACTCCTTTCGCCGCAGACGGCTCGGTATGCAAGAATACTTATTACCGCTCCCAATCAGGGAATGGACACGATCGTTAGAATACTGGAAGTGGAACTGTTTAACGATACGCACCCAAGCTCGAACAATTATTACTACTTCGATATGAAAAGCTATATCAACAGCGACCCGAAATCCTTTTACCCCGGCAGAGCCACGGAATATTTGGCGGAATCCGCCATCCCTTCCGGCCGGTACATTAAATTAAATATTAGCAGACCTTCAAGCGACGCGTTTAACACGACGGCAAGGGTGCCCGAATTCGAGCTCTATTACAATCTGGCAATGGCGAAAAGCGTTGCGGCATCGAGCTATCTGAATGCGACGACAAGGCCGGAGGCGGCGGTTGATGGCGGATCGTCCCTCGTCGGCGTGCCTGAGACCAAATGGGTCAGCAGCGGCGCCTCGGCAAATAGCACTCTCACGGTGGATCTGGGGCAAACGAAAACGATAAAGAGATGGGCGGTCAGACATGCCGAGGCGGGGGGAGAGCCGGCTTCGTTAAATACGCGGGATTTCGCGCTTCAAGTCAGCACGGACGGGGTGAACTTTACGAATGCGGACAGCGTGTCCGGGAATACCGGCGCGGTAACCGAAAGATCGATAACCGGCGCAACCGGCAGGTACTTCAGACTGAATATAACGACGCCCAGCCAGAACGGGGACTTGCATGCGAATATTTATGAGTTTGAACTGTACGACCAGGGAAATCTCCTCACGAACAAAACGGTCATTGCAAGCTCGGGTCACGACGGGGCGAATGTTCCGGGAAGAGCGATCGACGGGAATGCCGCGACAAGCTGGGTGAGCACCGGCACGCCTGCAAGCTGGCTCAAGATCGACCTGGGCAGCGTGATGAAATTCAACAGGGTGGTCTTAAAAAACGACGGCTATTCGGGAGGGCCGCAGGCGAACAACACCGTGGCCTTCGAAGTGCTGGCGAGCGCTGCGGATGTCGATTCGAGCTATAAAGGATTTATCGGCGCAGGCAGTTATACGAACACCACGTATCCGAACGCCTTCGACAGGTCGTTCAGCACACAGCTCTACAAGAAATACGCTTACGATATGATTACTTTACTTACGGCCTTGCAAGGCGTCGTTAACAGGGATACCGGGGGCCCAAAAATATTATATAAATATTTCTCGACGAACCCTGAATATTTGTCCGGCTATAATTCTGCCGATTACTGGCTGGACGGCCTGACGGACCCGGGCAATCTGTTAGCCGGCAAGACCAGGATAACCGTGACCGATCCGTTTGTGCTGATCGATGCTTTTGCCTACAAGTTCGGCGGGCTTGTATTGTGGGACGAAGCCGTACCCGCGACCTCGAACGTTGCAAACACGATTGCAGGCGTCGAGGATCTACTGCCGGTCAGATACGACGCGTCCGTCAACAGCCTCTATAGCGATATCATGGGCAGAAGCTCGCTTGGACTTACGCCGTCGGTGTATTTGAACGGCAAATTTACGGGGAGCGGCACGATCTGGAATTCGTCCACGACGTCCACCGGAAGCAAGAAAAACGATGCCTATATATGGGCAAAAGAGAAGTACATCAATACCGGCAAGGCGAACGCCAGGCTGCTGGCCTACTATATCGATGCCTGGACGACAAACGCGGATAAAAACGGGAATATCGCCTATCCCAACAGCACCGACGCCGAAGGCGAACTCAACGACCGCGGTCTGATCGTCAAGGATTATTTCATCCGAAATAAAGCCTTCTTCCTGGACCTGCAGCCCGAGCGCAATCCCGGCAGCGTGTTGCATAAACCGAACGACGACCCCAGTCAGCCTTTAGGGACGGATTACAACACCTTGTCTGCCATCCTCGATGCTGCAAGAGCGCAATCGGGGACCGATCCGATAACGGCGGGCGGCTATTTGCCCTGGAAATATAAATATACCGATTTCGTCGATGCGACTGCGGATACGGTAAGCTCGGTGGAAATCGCCCAAGGCCATATGTTTTCCCAAAGACTCATCCAGTTCGATGCGGATGCGATCGGAATGGAATCGTTAGCCAATGCGTCCGTGTACCAGGACATCCCGCTGGACGGCAATTTGCATCAGTCGAACGACGGGGATTCGAGCGTGACATACGATCCCGCCAAAAAATATATCATGCTCTATATGGGGGACTACGATAACGCCGCATGGGCCGGCAGTCTGCTGCCGGGAATATGGGACAAAACGAACGGAAGAGGCAGAATTCCTCTCTCGTGGCCCGTATCGCCGGTTGTCTCCAAGCGGGCTCCGATGGTTTTTAACAAGCTGTATGCCGAAGCGTCGCAAAAGGATTATTTTACGGGAAGCGATTCGAGCGGCGCCTATATTTATTTGCAAAAGATACCGAGCCCGTATTTGCAATCTTACAAGACGTACCTCGCAGGCGAATTAAACAAGTTCGATATCGATAGTACGGGTCTTTTGTTCGTTACCGAAGACGCGCCCATGACCGCGGAAACGTATGACGTCCTGAGCGAGCTTGTTCCAAATGGCGTAGGCTGGACCAGCGCGGAAAAGAAGTTGGTGCAGGGCGTACCTTATGTGCCGGTCATCAGTCCATTCATCAATGAGTCCGCCAGCTTCGTGGAGAAAACCTTTTACGATTACATGACCGCCATTCTTCCGAACGAACAATTTTATTTTTTCCGAACGGTGATCCAGGACCCCAAGCAGCTTGCGGATGCCATTGACGCCTTGCATGCCGATTTTCCGGCGTTAAATTTCGAGGTCGTCGACCAATACGCATTTTTCAGATTATACCGGCAATCCTTGATCGCGAACTTATCTAACCTGAGTTTTCCTGCAAACGGGAAAGGAACCGAAACCTCCGTCCTGTTCGAAGACGATGGAAGCACCGTCATGGACGGCAATTCCAGATACGCAAGCGCGGCCAACTCCTGGACCTACAAGTTCGACCTGGACGATGCCGTATCCGATGCGACCGCCTATCTGGATATCGGCGGGGATTATATCGTGAGCGGCTCCCGCGACAACGCGAATTGGACGGTGCTGGCCGACCCGGGGAGCGTTATGCCGAGAGCGGACGTCACTGTCGATCTGAACGCTTTGTTATCCAACAATCCAAACAAGCAGATCTACTTGAAATTTACCGACGGAGCGGCTGACAGTAATATGGGGGCGAGGTTATACCATGCGGAGATCGATACGAACAGGCACAATATCGTATTGAATAAGCCGGCGACGGCAAGCGGCCAGGTGAACGCCGAATCTGCAGCGGCTAAAGCCGTCGACGGGTCCATAGACAACCAATGGTGCAGCATCGACAGCGCTCCGCACTGGCTGACAGTGGACTTAGGCGCGAACTACAGTATTTCGAGATGGGTGGTCAAGCATGCGCATTCGGCAGGGGACAATGCCCTATTCAATACAAGGGATTTCAAGCTGCAGGTCAGCAGCGACGGCGTGAATTTTACGGATGCGGATACGGTAACCGGGAATGCGGCGGATATTACGGACAGGAATGTCACCGTTAGCGGCAGGTACGTAAGGCTCTATATCACCCAAGGCGCGCAGAACGGACAGTCGAATTTCGCGAGAATAAGGGACTTTGAGGTTTACGGCGCTATCCAGAAAAATGTGGCCTTAGGCAAAACGGCGACGGCGAGCGGGCAAGTGGACGCGAGCAGCGGTCCCGCGAATGCGGTAGACGGCTTGCTGACCAATCACTGGTGCAGCATCGACGCAGCCCCGCATTGGTTAAGCGTTGATCTTGGCCGGGTATACAATCTTTCGAGATGGGTGGTCAAGCATGCTCATTCTGGAGGCGATGCGGCGGCATACAATACGAAAAACTTCAAACTCCAGGTGAGCAATGACGGAACCAACTTTACGGACGTGGATTCGGTGACAGGGAACACCGCGGACATCACCAATCGAAACATCGCGGCCAGCGGACGGTATGTAAGGCTGTACATTACGCAGGGGGCGCAGGACGGGCAAGCGAATTATGCGAGAATCAGGGATTTTGAGGTTTACGGGAAGTAG
- a CDS encoding DUF5695 domain-containing protein: MTAAATTRSDAGPGIGLTFRPNPDNGEIAFLGYAGDPRQENYVAGPMELPLIGSDAPNKVEGYSAVLLGYRLPGDRPEEELGYRRQWLSFRREPGEAETYVFENEHVRVIKTFRADADALTVELAVTAGSLGLEAAELAISAPINNYYCPWRYDQRYLYGHLHYEHVHPGGAHGYQLVESLSGNEPLLYCIPLGDTRFEHVSRFPGTIDLERPGIPNHSWPGSSVLFLHAEGYLDANGFKPLLPGLAASGIRLGPGETAVRRLRLGFVERRSDVAEVLVNSGKIDAYAVPAMTGPIDAEFRIVARGRGKLSLLDANKLEAVSERESADGRVWRFKFREPGEQLVRIAGDGAAEPAALLFRVTAPLPELFERRADFIVDYQVLHDESSVLNGAILLYSLGDFEAFKGEGLYAKEDSLWGNGSYEGGITDGMFAAEKNALYPNRGQIAKLERYIVDYVRRYLQNPDNDEVQWWLFRFDTTRSYNYMHVANLYYSMYRIARQYGMTEAYTAEQYLDFAYRTLMKMFDASRPMDLITGLMGGQQIFDLLNSLRDEEKVEMYYNLLIRVRRHADELFRGDVPYGSECPYDNTGYECIAFYADYFKEEDCLSAIGKAMQAVRGEQPVWWWQGSDIRWWDAGTDFAEVCHHYTSPLNSSALLMLVRQGVVQPDPTLLSLIYGGLLGSTAKIHGDGRASMSYCWEQESPNFGDHVCTGDVGLSLYGTLLGLQAFAYASPRHGELGYLGQLTRQPSGAGLRFAPLAGADRRVSWHFEDEHGKVERGDAYCSSGAIGEIVFGGEKGGLRIAIRGSGNNDEEATTGEGVYSGELRLVLPVKPIGATVNGTAVRIRPVAEQTYAVDYPTVLSGGQECRIDIAMPRASSKAEGGNK; this comes from the coding sequence ATGACAGCTGCGGCCACGACGCGAAGTGATGCGGGACCCGGCATCGGCCTGACGTTTCGTCCGAATCCGGACAACGGAGAGATTGCTTTTCTGGGCTATGCAGGTGACCCTAGACAGGAAAATTATGTAGCCGGACCGATGGAACTGCCGTTAATCGGATCTGACGCCCCGAACAAAGTGGAAGGCTACTCGGCCGTCCTGCTTGGTTACCGTTTGCCGGGAGACCGTCCGGAGGAAGAGCTTGGTTACCGCCGACAATGGCTCTCTTTCCGGCGGGAGCCGGGAGAGGCGGAAACTTACGTATTCGAAAACGAGCATGTCCGGGTAATCAAAACGTTCCGTGCCGACGCCGATGCCTTGACGGTCGAACTCGCCGTCACGGCAGGCAGCCTCGGGCTCGAAGCCGCCGAACTGGCGATCTCGGCGCCGATAAACAACTACTATTGTCCGTGGCGATACGACCAGCGCTACTTGTACGGGCATTTGCACTACGAGCATGTCCATCCGGGCGGCGCGCACGGCTATCAGCTGGTGGAAAGCCTGAGCGGGAACGAACCGTTGCTGTACTGCATTCCGCTCGGGGATACCCGATTCGAGCACGTGTCCCGGTTCCCGGGCACGATCGATCTCGAAAGGCCGGGCATTCCCAATCACTCCTGGCCGGGAAGCAGCGTGCTGTTCCTGCATGCCGAAGGCTATTTGGACGCGAACGGCTTCAAGCCGCTGCTGCCTGGCCTGGCAGCAAGCGGAATTCGTCTGGGGCCGGGAGAGACGGCCGTCCGGCGTCTCCGGCTGGGCTTCGTCGAGCGACGGAGCGACGTGGCCGAGGTGCTGGTCAACAGCGGTAAAATCGATGCGTACGCGGTGCCCGCGATGACCGGGCCGATCGACGCCGAGTTCCGGATCGTCGCCAGGGGCCGCGGCAAGCTCTCGCTCCTGGACGCGAATAAGCTTGAGGCGGTGTCCGAACGGGAGAGCGCGGATGGCCGCGTCTGGCGGTTCAAATTCCGCGAACCGGGCGAGCAGCTGGTGCGGATTGCCGGCGACGGCGCAGCCGAGCCCGCGGCGCTGCTTTTTCGCGTGACCGCGCCGCTGCCCGAATTGTTCGAACGACGCGCGGACTTTATTGTCGACTATCAGGTGCTGCACGACGAGAGCAGCGTCCTGAACGGCGCCATTCTCCTGTATTCGCTCGGCGACTTCGAGGCATTCAAGGGCGAAGGCCTGTATGCCAAGGAGGACAGCCTGTGGGGCAACGGATCCTATGAAGGCGGGATCACCGATGGGATGTTCGCCGCGGAGAAAAACGCGTTGTATCCGAATCGGGGACAGATCGCCAAATTGGAGCGGTATATCGTCGATTATGTCCGCCGCTACCTGCAAAACCCGGACAACGATGAAGTCCAGTGGTGGCTCTTTCGTTTCGACACGACCCGTTCTTACAACTACATGCATGTCGCCAATCTGTACTACTCGATGTACCGGATCGCCAGGCAATACGGCATGACGGAAGCGTACACGGCCGAGCAATACCTGGACTTCGCATACCGGACGCTGATGAAAATGTTCGATGCGTCGCGTCCGATGGACCTCATCACCGGGCTGATGGGCGGACAGCAAATCTTCGACCTGCTGAACAGCTTGCGGGACGAAGAGAAGGTGGAGATGTACTACAACCTGCTCATTCGGGTCCGTCGGCACGCGGATGAGCTGTTCCGGGGGGATGTGCCCTACGGCTCGGAATGCCCGTACGACAACACCGGATACGAGTGTATCGCATTTTACGCCGATTATTTCAAGGAAGAAGATTGCCTGTCGGCGATCGGAAAAGCGATGCAGGCCGTGCGCGGCGAACAGCCGGTCTGGTGGTGGCAGGGCAGCGACATCCGCTGGTGGGATGCGGGGACCGACTTTGCGGAGGTATGCCATCACTATACCAGCCCGCTCAATTCGAGCGCGCTTCTGATGCTCGTTCGGCAAGGCGTTGTGCAGCCCGATCCGACGCTGCTGTCCCTTATCTATGGCGGCTTGCTCGGCTCTACGGCCAAGATTCACGGGGACGGGCGGGCCAGCATGAGCTATTGCTGGGAGCAGGAATCTCCCAATTTCGGCGATCATGTGTGCACGGGCGATGTCGGGCTGAGTCTGTACGGCACGCTGCTGGGCTTGCAAGCTTTTGCCTATGCTTCGCCCCGGCATGGGGAGCTCGGGTATCTGGGCCAGCTGACGCGGCAGCCGTCCGGAGCGGGCCTTCGGTTTGCGCCGCTTGCGGGTGCGGACAGGCGGGTGTCCTGGCATTTCGAGGACGAGCACGGTAAGGTCGAACGGGGCGATGCGTACTGCTCGTCCGGCGCGATCGGCGAGATCGTCTTCGGCGGAGAAAAAGGCGGGCTGCGGATCGCCATCCGGGGCAGCGGCAATAACGACGAAGAGGCAACCACGGGCGAAGGTGTCTATTCCGGCGAACTTCGGCTTGTGCTGCCCGTAAAGCCGATCGGCGCAACCGTCAACGGAACGGCCGTCCGGATACGTCCGGTTGCCGAGCAGACATATGCCGTCGACTATCCGACCGTCTTATCGGGCGGCCAAGAATGCCGGATCGACATCGCGATGCCGCGCGCGTCGTCGAAAGCGGAAGGCGGGAATAAATAA
- a CDS encoding carbohydrate ABC transporter permease, with the protein MRIRKTASFAVLLVCAALAAVPFLWLVRSSLMRTDELFIFPPRILPEELLWQNYADVFDIIPFARYLFNTLLILIPVMIGVVLTSSMCGYAFARLRFRFRNAWFALILSTMMLPSAVTLIPTFIMWSELRAVNTFWPLILPAWFGGGAFNIFLMRQFFMNIPRDLDESAVIDGASFLQIYIRIMLPLVKPALTVVAFFTFMNVWNDFFGPLIFLNEDSKFTLALGLLQLKGMYATDWNLLMAGSAIMVLPAIAMFFAGQKYFIEGISLTGIKG; encoded by the coding sequence ATGCGAATTCGCAAGACGGCCAGCTTCGCGGTTCTGCTCGTTTGCGCGGCGCTGGCAGCCGTACCGTTCCTGTGGCTGGTTCGCAGCTCGCTCATGAGAACCGACGAGTTGTTCATCTTCCCTCCCCGCATCTTGCCGGAAGAGCTGCTCTGGCAAAATTACGCGGACGTGTTCGACATCATTCCGTTTGCCCGTTATTTGTTCAACACCTTGCTGATCCTGATACCGGTCATGATCGGCGTGGTTCTGACGAGCAGCATGTGCGGATACGCATTCGCGAGATTGCGGTTCCGGTTCCGCAACGCCTGGTTCGCGCTGATTCTGTCGACGATGATGCTGCCCTCGGCCGTAACGCTCATTCCGACCTTCATCATGTGGTCTGAGCTGCGGGCCGTCAATACGTTCTGGCCGCTCATTCTGCCGGCCTGGTTCGGCGGGGGCGCGTTCAACATCTTTCTGATGCGCCAGTTTTTCATGAACATTCCGCGGGACCTGGACGAGTCCGCCGTCATCGACGGCGCGAGCTTTCTGCAGATTTATATCCGCATTATGCTCCCGCTGGTCAAACCCGCTTTGACGGTGGTCGCCTTTTTCACCTTTATGAACGTATGGAACGATTTCTTCGGGCCGCTCATTTTTCTTAATGAAGATTCCAAGTTTACGCTGGCGCTCGGATTGCTTCAGTTGAAAGGCATGTACGCCACGGACTGGAACCTGCTGATGGCCGGCTCCGCGATCATGGTGCTGCCCGCCATCGCCATGTTCTTCGCAGGCCAGAAATACTTTATTGAAGGTATCAGTCTGACTGGCATCAAGGGCTAG
- a CDS encoding carbohydrate ABC transporter permease yields the protein MSKPVSRKAALKKKEEIAGYLFALPAILGLLIWTIGPMVASLGISLTDWQILSAAKWVGFDNYRTVITEDLFFKKSLLVTFYFAIGSVVFTMLASIVVALFMNYGVRGQAAFRTIFYLPTIVPIVASSMLWVWLFNPDFGLLNTVLKSVGLPTLMWIYDEATVIPSLILMSMWGCGSAALIILAGLQDVPKHLLEAVEIDGGNGWHKFRYVTIPMITPVIFFNLVMGLIGSLQAFAQAYVMTGGGPNNGTLFYVYLIYREAFQYNHFGYASALSWILFALIAALTAGVFKSSKAWVHYGGGK from the coding sequence ATGAGTAAGCCTGTATCGAGAAAAGCCGCGCTGAAAAAAAAGGAAGAGATCGCCGGCTATCTGTTCGCCCTTCCGGCGATTCTCGGCCTGCTGATCTGGACGATCGGTCCGATGGTGGCCAGTCTGGGCATCAGCCTGACCGACTGGCAGATTTTGAGCGCGGCAAAATGGGTCGGCTTCGACAATTACCGAACCGTTATCACCGAGGACCTTTTCTTTAAAAAGTCGCTGCTGGTCACCTTTTATTTCGCCATCGGGAGCGTCGTGTTCACGATGCTGGCTTCCATCGTCGTGGCGTTGTTCATGAATTACGGCGTCAGGGGGCAAGCGGCGTTCCGCACGATTTTTTACTTGCCGACGATCGTGCCGATCGTGGCTTCGAGCATGCTGTGGGTATGGCTGTTCAATCCGGACTTCGGCTTGCTGAACACCGTGCTGAAAAGCGTAGGTCTCCCGACGTTAATGTGGATTTACGACGAAGCGACCGTCATTCCGTCGCTCATCCTGATGAGCATGTGGGGCTGCGGCAGCGCGGCCCTCATCATCCTCGCGGGGCTGCAGGATGTGCCCAAGCATCTGTTGGAGGCGGTGGAGATCGACGGCGGGAACGGCTGGCACAAGTTCCGTTACGTCACGATCCCGATGATTACGCCGGTCATTTTCTTCAATCTGGTCATGGGGTTGATCGGTTCGCTGCAGGCGTTCGCCCAGGCTTACGTCATGACCGGCGGGGGACCGAACAACGGGACATTGTTCTATGTCTACCTGATCTACCGGGAAGCGTTCCAATACAATCACTTCGGCTATGCGAGCGCGTTGTCCTGGATTTTGTTCGCGTTGATCGCGGCGTTGACGGCCGGCGTCTTCAAGAGCTCGAAAGCATGGGTGCATTACGGAGGTGGCAAGTAA
- a CDS encoding extracellular solute-binding protein, which yields MVNTRKRAIAWIAMLLLLAIAAGCANGGNKGGAAPSPGGSAKANEEVVKLKFSFWGGPEEKASMLAQLDQFNKLHPNIQVEGMHVADDYMAKMNTMASSNTLPDLGYFPSGAVASWTQNGKLADLTELYESDRIGKKLESVIFRNSGGSIIGAGVANEILVLNYNKEMFDEANVPYPPASADEAWTWEQFVDAAKKLTKDRAGKHPGEAGFDANNVQTFGVNIQSLGQYYPAALFSNGTGIVSEDATAFTIGSDASVEALQSIADLMYVDKVMPKPSQMSTIPAEDTALLTKRIAMSISGQWSLQTLGKAKNEKNLKLGIGVLPKFKTPLTTNFGEPVIIFDTDRTRKYKAQVETVYAYIMNPENSISLINSGLWMPNEEQWYTDEALIKKWTDTPVHPPEYRKAVVDYALNHTKQNPSYYWEDTEALVIINPELDQLWQGKKTAADVVRNDILPKLKAKYGDKYRYE from the coding sequence ATGGTCAATACGAGAAAGAGAGCTATCGCGTGGATTGCGATGCTTCTGCTGCTGGCAATTGCAGCAGGCTGCGCGAACGGGGGAAATAAGGGCGGTGCCGCCCCAAGTCCCGGAGGGAGCGCGAAGGCGAACGAAGAGGTGGTCAAGCTCAAGTTTTCCTTCTGGGGAGGACCGGAGGAGAAGGCGTCGATGCTGGCGCAGCTGGATCAGTTCAACAAGCTCCATCCGAACATTCAGGTGGAAGGCATGCACGTCGCGGACGACTATATGGCGAAGATGAACACGATGGCGTCCTCGAATACGCTGCCGGACCTCGGCTACTTTCCTTCCGGCGCCGTTGCGTCATGGACGCAAAACGGCAAGTTGGCGGATCTGACCGAGCTGTATGAGAGCGACCGGATCGGCAAGAAGCTGGAGTCCGTCATTTTCCGGAATAGCGGCGGTTCCATCATCGGAGCGGGCGTCGCCAACGAAATTCTGGTGCTCAATTACAACAAGGAAATGTTCGATGAAGCGAACGTGCCTTATCCGCCGGCTTCCGCGGACGAGGCTTGGACCTGGGAGCAGTTCGTGGATGCGGCCAAAAAGCTGACGAAGGACCGCGCCGGCAAGCATCCGGGGGAAGCGGGCTTCGACGCCAATAACGTGCAAACGTTCGGCGTCAATATTCAAAGTCTCGGGCAGTATTATCCGGCGGCGCTGTTCAGCAACGGAACCGGGATCGTGAGCGAAGACGCTACCGCCTTCACGATCGGCAGCGACGCATCCGTGGAAGCGCTTCAGTCGATCGCCGATCTGATGTACGTGGACAAAGTCATGCCCAAGCCTTCGCAAATGTCCACCATCCCCGCCGAGGATACGGCGCTGCTCACCAAACGGATCGCCATGTCGATCAGCGGGCAATGGTCGCTGCAGACGCTCGGAAAAGCCAAAAACGAGAAAAATCTGAAGCTTGGCATCGGCGTGCTGCCCAAATTCAAGACGCCGCTGACGACCAACTTCGGCGAACCGGTCATCATTTTCGACACCGATCGAACGCGGAAATACAAGGCGCAGGTCGAAACGGTCTATGCCTATATCATGAACCCCGAGAACAGCATCAGCCTGATCAACAGCGGCTTGTGGATGCCCAACGAAGAGCAATGGTATACGGACGAAGCGTTGATCAAAAAGTGGACCGATACGCCGGTTCATCCGCCGGAATACCGCAAAGCCGTCGTCGATTACGCATTAAATCACACGAAGCAGAACCCTTCCTACTACTGGGAGGACACCGAGGCGCTCGTCATCATCAATCCGGAGCTCGATCAGCTGTGGCAGGGTAAAAAGACGGCCGCGGATGTCGTGCGCAACGACATTTTGCCGAAGCTGAAGGCCAAATACGGGGACAAGTACCGGTATGAGTAA